TGATTACTTAACAAGCTATTAATGGCCATTCGATACCAGGAAATCCATATAAAACTACAAGCTACAAGCCAACAAGGACATAATGACCACAACCAGTAAGTATTAGTATAAAAAATACGTTAAATAAAACACCACACGCGCAGAACTTGATGTTTACCTCTTGTAAATGGAAACCGAATCAAATATGTCTGCGGTTCCACTTCCTGGTTCATcagaaatttcaaaataaaagcttttaagGCGGTGGTTGGTAATGAGTGTGTAATATCATCGTGTCACGTACATTGCAGTTTTGAGTTTTGAATGATACCAGAGTTGAATTCGTTGTAAACATGATGTTGATATTAGGTAAATTTTCAAATGTAATTCCATCAAAATAAAACcttattttctgtgtttaacGATTTTCTTGGTAGCCTTTTCATCTTTAAATTATATGAAAAGCAAACAGACTCGTATTTCCTGTACCGACAAGAgacgttttttgtttttatatgctataaaaaaaatatttaaaaaaattaaaaaatatatttatttatttatttttttacagcatATAAAAACCAAAAACGTCTGAATTTTCAGAGACTATTATTTTTCTCTCAGGTTTTTATTCTAAGGACATTAATCTTGATAACACAATTTTTCTGATTTCTCTTCTAGGAAAATGTCATATTCAAAAAGCCAGATCTATTCATTCTAAACCTAATTTTTGAATGTTTGCCACAGACATTAAATCCCTTTTCAAAACTTTTGATATACTTAATTCTTTTGTAAAGTATATTTGATTGTATTGTATGTTTTGTAAATTGTGATGTCCGTCTAACCCCTGTTATCTGTTCATTGTTGTCTTAAAATTGTTAaaggaaaaaaaggaaaaaagtacacatttaaatacatttaaaaaaggaCAAGAGACGTTGGTATATTTAAGATTAATGACCCCTGTTTGTTCCCCTTTTATTTCCTTTATTTACCTATAATTTTTTCCCAATATGTGTGCGCCTTGCTACTGTTTTACTTTGTAACAATTATGTATGTCGAATGTACATTTTGTTTATACTCAACACAAAACGTACTTTGCTGTTTTGCGTTATACCATACtgttttatttatgcattatCCAAAGAGACTTTTCAAGGTTTAATCTGTATGTGATCTTTGgaaataaacacataaatacAGGTCACTTATTATTTCTACTTCTATTTTCATAGCTTATAAACCACTatcaaataataatataaataacaataatattaattaaaatgattaaaaaaacatgtaaaacatttatagtcaattcaacttttttatttaattaaaaaaataaaaacagcgCACTATTTTTCAGCTTTAGACATATGCTCTTTAGACTaagtacatttatatttattgctAGGCTTATGTCTAATAGCTATTATCACTACAATGTTAATaatgtatatcaaaataaattctctttgtttttttttgttttataaatcaTAATCTTTCCAGGAGTAGGCCTAGGTATGTTTTTGGTGGTATTTTGATACACAATGGAGACATAAATAGACATAAATAAAACGTCCCATAATTTTATTTCACTCAGCAACGTCAAAACAACAGTTAGGTATGAATTTACAATTCATAGTTTATGTTAACCTgttcaaaaagaaaacaatgttacgtaatttaaatttatttcaaagTTATTACAGTGtttgttattatattttaacCAAACCGTAGCGTGTAATATCATCAGAAGAAAAAGAGAGTAATAACTTAACGACAATAAACATATCGCTACAATGTAAATCCTAAAGTTTGTTAAACGCAACGCCCAGTTGCTCGTTTCTCTTTTGGCCACATGGTGGCGACAAGTGGGCTTATTTGTCGTCGTCGTCGTCGTCATCGTCAAAGACGTCTGCGACAGTCCTAAAAAAAGAAGAGgagcattttaatataattgaacacttttttaaaaaacaatttacaGGGTAATTTATCTTACTTATAGATGGATCCAGACACCGAGTCGACGAAACCACCTTTGATGAAAAGATATGATGATTTTATAAGGTAATTGGACTTTTAAATGATCTAAAATTGTTCTTGTTCTGTAAACTCTTACCTGGCTGGCAGACGGTATTACAAACAGGACAGATGTAGCATTTTCCACAATCCTAAAAGACAGAGAACATCTCAAAACattgatttcattttaattaacaTCAATGCCCCCTATTGTCCACGATATTTGAAGCCCCCTCAACTTTAGGACACTGTTTCCATATGGGTCAAAGTAACTGATGAACATTACATCATTACATTATAAttatcatataaatattaagtgTTTCTTGTGGGTTTCTTACATCGCAGTAGTCGCAGTATTCTGAGGCATCTCCCTTTTTACATGGGCACTTATCGCAGCTGTCACAATGCTAAAAGAGAAAAGACTAAATCAGTAGGGGTACAATCAAATTGTTACAATCAAAGCTGCGGTGAAATGGGCCAAATCTACATTTTTGTCATAATGATTTGTAAAAGCCACAATTAAAAGTGGTTTTTAACTGGTTATTAAAAGTAAGACTTAGTTATTGGCAAAATAAAGATTGTAGACATAACCAACCACATCTCAAAGTACACATGATTAAGCTAATAGATGGATCCTACCTCACAGTGGGCACAGAGTGAGCAAACAGATCCAGCATGATAATCTtcatcgtcatcatcatcatctgaaAGAAATGTCAGCTGTTGTTTGTTTGCCGGTTATATATGTACATGTGAAGAATGTCATGAGTACTGTGATGATGAGGAGTAAAATGAGAATGAAtgaacgcacacacacacacacacacacacacacacaactcaccACACATTCTTCTCTAGCAAACTGTGTGCACACACAACATTTATAAGTAGATACTACCATCTAAAAGGTCAAGATCAAATAAAAGTGCAGAAATTGTCGCTACCATGTATTCAATTCTGGCATTATCACACAAATTTTTATCCTTAAAATGCATTTgaatataattataatacaaTGCATAGACCACAGTTCTctacaaatgttttgtagataCGTTTATGGAATACACATTctcatttacatgcacagtaTCATATCAATTTCTGATGAGGTAAGACCgtcaaatattaaaaacatattacaaCACACATTAAAAACTGTGTGTTCATTTAAAGCTAAAATAACAAAGGTATCAAAAATTACACGGTTCAACACAGGATCATTTGATTTATTCGTTTCAGAGTGGGGGTTAAGAGATGTGATGCTTTGTACAAAACACCATTGTGCTGCTTAGCATGATGAGACAGCAGATTACACTAGACAGAGAATGAATAAACGAACACGaggaaaaatgaaacaaaataaataaaaacatacagtaacaaCAGAAAAATGATTCAGTCTAAACAGTCATCTCCTGATAGTTGCTGTATTTCATGTTCCCTTCTGATACTTCCTGTTTGTGTATGTGAAAGATGTCAAAGTTAAAATATCATCCTCTCTTTTTTGCTACCTCTCTGCCGACATATGCAGCCCAAACTGCATGTGTTGTCCCAAACTGCTCACTGTACACTTTATAAAATtgctaggttattttcaacccggCGTTGGgccaaaaagggacgaacccggtccgttgggttgtaatttaacctttcaacccattattgggtcaaatataaacattttctgtacAATGGCTAGACTcgaccctttttgacccaacgcaaCTGGAGGATGGCTCTGTGACTGCTGCAAATATGTGTAGGCTAAGCTAAATTTATTTACCAGTGTaatttcaattaaatgtaatattaaaagtttaatttgtgtgtaaatgatacattttttgCAACTATTTAGAGAACGAGAATCCTTTTTTGTAAGGATAATGAAATAAATAGAGGTTAGCATAAATAATGATAACATAAGCAAATTTTATAAACCCATAaagtaaatataatttaaatatcaCACAATGACTTtgtcaaaatgtcaaaaaaaaaacaattacaaGAGAGATCAGGACCGTGTAACAGACCAAATGGAAACTATCTACAGAGAAAGAATGAGATCTGACAGATgtagtgaaagagagagaatctAGAACCGATCTGTCCAATCAGCCTGCCTTCCTTTATTTCCCCACAACCATCCAACACCctcctgtctctctctctctttctctctctctctaacggTCCCCGGTATCTCATGTTGTTCTCTGCGGTGCCATTCCCCCACTACATCTGcctgtctctctttctttctctgtagTTTCACATGGTGACACAAATCCAGTAAAAATTCCCAAATTCAAACAGGACATTTAGAGGGATGAAGGAAGGGTGAAACCCGCTCTTTCAAACGAGACAAAAATCAAAAAACGATCTGATCTATTGGGCCAATGTGAGGCCTGGGGCTCAGACTGCAGCGCTGGGTTtgttttttctcttttctttcttAAGTCCTCAGTTCATAAGCACTGTACTGTACTGCACATCAGGACTTGAAGCAGTCCGCCTTCAGAGGGCCCACACAACTCAAAGCTCTATTTAGGCAGGGAAGAGAAGACAGAGAGAGTCAAAGACAGCCAGGGTGATGGACAGCTGGAGAGGGGAGGAGGTGGGGCTTTTGCTAAGTGATCTGATTGGATAATAGGACTGACTGATTGGACCTCAACTACAGCAGGCCAAGTGCAATATTTTGTGACATAGCTGAGGTGAAGAAAGAGGGTGTGGCCAAAAGGTCCCTTTGCTCCTCCCCTCTCTTGCCCAGTTAAGTGAAAAATAGTTATTCAGGGCTTAGAGAGGGGGCTGAAAATTTAGATATGAGAGTGGATTCAACGCTACTTTGAGAGCGACTTTACGTACCTTCGTGGTCATCATCATcgtcgtcatcatcatcatcgtcgTCGTCGTCATCATCGTCGTCGTCATCATCGTCGTCGTCATCATCATCGTCGTCGtcatcatcgtcatcatcatcGTCGTCGTCATCATCATCGTCGTCGTCATCATCATCGTCGTCGTCGTCATCATCGTCGTCATCATCGTCGTCGTCATCATCGTCGTCATCATCATCGTCGTCATCATCGTCGTCATCATCATCGTCGTCATCATCATCGTCGTCATCATcgtcgtcatcatcatcatcatcgtcgtcatcatcatcatcatcgtcgtcatcatcatcgtcgtcatcatcatcgtcgtcgtcatcatcatcgtcgtcatcatcatcgtcatcatcgtcgtcatcatcatcatcgtcgtcatcatcatcatcatcatcgtcgTCATCATCATCGTCGTCATCATCGTCGTCATCATCCGCCATCAGGCCTTCCTCGTGGATGTGTGGCAAGTCCTGGGCTTTAACTGAGGCTGTGGGGGCCAAGGGTGTCTGGAAAGAGCAAAGCAGGGCCAGCAAAAGGCCTAGCAG
This window of the Misgurnus anguillicaudatus chromosome 19, ASM2758022v2, whole genome shotgun sequence genome carries:
- the LOC129436046 gene encoding uncharacterized protein isoform X3 produces the protein MATLRSLLLGLLLALLCSFQTPLAPTASVKAQDLPHIHEEGLMADDDDDDDDDDDDDDDDDDDDDDDDDDDDDDDDDDDDDDDDDDDDDDDDDDDDDDDDDDDDDDDDDDDDDDDDDDDDDDDDDDDDDDDDDDDDDDDDDDDDDDDDDHEDDDDDDEDYHAGSVCSLCAHCEHCDSCDKCPCKKGDASEYCDYCDDCGKCYICPVCNTVCQPGGFVDSVSGSIYKTVADVFDDDDDDDDK
- the LOC129436046 gene encoding uncharacterized protein isoform X1 — encoded protein: MATLRSLLLGLLLALLCSFQTPLAPTASVKAQDLPHIHEEGLMADDDDDDDDDDDDDDDDDDDDDDDDDDDDDDDDDDDDDDDDDDDDDDDDDDDDDDDDDDDDDDDDDDDDDDDDDDDDDDDDDDDDDDDDDDDDDDDDDDDDDDDDDDDDDDDDDDDDDDDDDDDDDDDDDDDDDDDDDDDDDDDDDDDDDDDHEDDDDDDEDYHAGSVCSLCAHCEHCDSCDKCPCKKGDASEYCDYCDDCGKCYICPVCNTVCQPGGFVDSVSGSIYKTVADVFDDDDDDDDK
- the LOC129436046 gene encoding uncharacterized protein isoform X2 produces the protein MATLRSLLLGLLLALLCSFQTPLAPTASVKAQDLPHIHEEGLMADDDDDDDDDDDDDDDDDDDDDDDDDDDDDDDDDDDDDDDDDDDDDDDDDDDDDDDDDDDDDDDDDDDDDDDDDDDDDDDDDDDDDDDDDDDDDDDDDDDDDDDDDDDDDDDDDDDDDDDDDDDDDDDDDDDDDDDDDDDDDDDDDDDDDDDHEDDDDEDYHAGSVCSLCAHCEHCDSCDKCPCKKGDASEYCDYCDDCGKCYICPVCNTVCQPGGFVDSVSGSIYKTVADVFDDDDDDDDK